The DNA segment GGCTATGGTTAGATCCAAATCGCCTTGGTAGTCGGGGGCTAACTACTGCGGATGTAGCCAATGCCCTAGCGGAACAAAACTTACAGGTCGGTGCAGGTAGCATTGGTCAAGAACCTGCTCCAGAAGGACAAAGATATCAAATTGATGTCCGGGCTGCTAGTAGATTAGTAGAACCATCAGAATTTGCCGAAATTGTCCTGAAAACTAACGACGATGGCACATTAATCAAGCTTAAAGATGTTGGTAGAGCCGAACTAGGAGCCGAAAATTACAACTCATTTTTGCGATATCGCGCCAAAGATGCTGTAGGTTTAGGTATTTATCAGCTTCCTGGGAGTAACGCCTTAGATGTGGCGCGGGGAGTTAGGGAAGAAATGGCACGACTGGCTCCTAATTTTCCGCCGGGAGTACAGTATGAAGTAGCCTTTGACACCACCCGCTTTGTCGAAGAGTCGATGTCAGAAGTAGTCAAGACTCTAATTGCCGCAGTTATACTGGTTGTGATTGTGATTTTTGTCTTCTTGCAAGACTGGCGAACGACTTTAATTCCCGCCTTGACTGTTCCTTTGTCTCTGATTGGGACATTTATTTTTGCCAGAATTTTTGACTTTTCCATTAATAGTTTGACCTTATTTGGTTTGACTTTAGCATCTGGGATGGTGGTAGACGACGCGATTGTTGTAGTTGAGCAGATCAGCCGTTTTATCCAAGATAAAGGCATGAGTCCTCGCCGAGCCGCCAGTGAATCAATGGCTGAACTCTTTGGTGCCGTAATTGCTACTTCCTTGGTGTTGATGGCGGTATTTATCCCTGTGGCGTTTTTTCCGGGAACTACTGGCGCACTTTATCGGCAATTTGCCCTGACTATCGCCTTTTCTATTGTGATTTCTACGTTTCTGGCGTTGACCCTGACACCTTCGTTGTGTGCCTTACTGCTACGTCCAGGACAGCAAACTACAGGTTGGTTGGGTCGGTTTTTTGATCGAGTTAATCAGGTACTCGACTCGGTACAACGCAGCTATGAGCGATCGCTTCACTTTCTCATCCGCTTCAAAAACATTATCATTGGATTATTCATCGTCTCCTTGGGAATGACGGCTTGGCTGTATATCTCAGTACCTACCGCCTTTCTCCCCGACGAAGACGAAGGCTTTTTCATCACACTCATCCAAGGGCCGCAAGGAGTTTCACTGCAATATACCAGTGATGTCATTGCCCAGGTAGAAAAACAAATCTTAGAAATTCCTGAAGTCGTGGGAACCTTCGCTGTTGGCGGCTTTAGTTTTAGTGGTAACACTGCAAATAACGGGATTATATTTACCACCTTAAAACCTTGGGGAGAACGCTCACGACCAGACCAATCAGTACAGGCGATTCTCGGTAAATTACGAGGGCAATTATTCGCCATTACCGAAGCCAGAGTCTTTCCTGTAAATCCACCACCTATTCAAGGATTGGGTAACTTTGGCGGCTTCGAGTTTCAACTCCAAGACCAAAGAGGTAATAGTGGCTTAGAAAGTTTAGTCCAATCAATGGGTCAATTGCTTGGTCGCGCCAACCAAACACCAGGATTACAAGCTGTATTTAGCACTTTTGCCGCAGAAACACCACAATTGCTGGTAGAAGTAGACCGGAATCGAGCCAAATCATTGCAAGTTTCCATAGATGATATCTTCCGGACACTGCAAACAGCTTTGGGTTCTCAATATGTCAATGATTTCAATCTCCAGCAGCGTAATTATCGAGTTTATATCCAAGCTGACCAACAGTTTCGTTCTAACCCCAAAGATATTGGTCAACTATCTGTGCGTTCTCAAACCAATCGCATGATTCCTTTGAGAAACTTAATTACAACGACTTCTGTTGTCGGGGCGCAAACGATTAATCACTATAATCTATTTCGCTCCATTGCAATCAATGGTTCTGCCGCTCCCGGCTCTAGTTCTGGAAAAGCGATTCAGGCAATGGAAAACTTAGCTGAAGAAATTTTACCCCCTAGTTTTGGTTATGAGTGGTCTGGAACCGCATTAGAAGAAATAGAATCTGGCGGTTTAGCCCCGATTATCTTTGGTTTAGGAATTGTCTTCGTCTTTTTAGTGCTAGCTGCTCAGTATGAGAACTATATAGACCCCTTAATTATCCTGTTATCAGTGCCTTTAGCAATTTTCGGCGCACTTGTAGCTCAATCAATGCGCGGTTTTCCTAATGATGTTTACTGTCAAATCGGTCTAGTCATGTTGATTGGTTTGGCGAGTAAGAATGCGATTTTGATTGTGGAATTTGCCAACCAACTGCGCGATGAAGGGCTGTCTATTACTAAGGCGGCTGTAGAGGCTGCACAAGGGCGTTTACGCCCGATTTTGATGACAGCCTTTTCTACGCTTCTGGGTATTTTTCCCTTAACTATTGCCACAGGTGCAGGTGCGGGAAGTCGTCTGTCTTTGGGAACTACTGTATTTGGCGGGATGTTAATTGCTACTTTTTTGAGTTTGTTTGTGGTGCCAATTTTGTATATTGTGATTAAAACGACTACAGCAAGTTTGTTTAAACCAAATCGCCATCAAATGGAACTGGATACAGGTTCAGATCGAAAAGCTGTTACATTCTTGTCAGAAAATGATGATTGAGTAATAGAGTTTTTTACCCATTTGCATCAGAAAATGTATCTACTTTGAGCCAGAAACTAATGGAGATATTTCAAGTTATCGAAGAAACCATCACAAAACCACCAATTCCCCACGAACCATACAAGCAATCATTGAAAGCTTGGGCGATGTATTGCTTACGGGACAAAGGGTTTAAAGTAGTTTATGCCCAAAATGCTGACTTTGCTGTGGAACCCAAGGGACAGCAAAAGATGTATTTTAAGGTTACCAATCATGCAGAAGATGTAGATAATTCTTGTGCCTGGATAGTTTGGGATAGTGCAACCAAAAGCGTTAGCCTGATTCGACCTCAATAGACATCGGTTGAATTTATAGCTGGGGAGTAGGGAGTAGGCAGTGGGGAGTGGGTTAAAACCAGAATGGTGTCTAAGTTTGATCATTCGTTTATGTCTTAACCTCCTTGGCGGTTGCTATAAATATGCATCTTTCAAAACCTTTGTAGGGATAATTCATCAGTTGTCCCTACATTTTTTATTATGTTTAGAAGTTGATCGAAGAAAGTATAAATTTTTTAGACAATCATCTGTAATGTGACACATCGTCCGTAGACTGATAGTCCATAGACATTCACAATCGGCACATGAATGAGTCGAAACAAAAGATTCTTTGTGCTTTGGGTTATCTAGTGAGGCAATACAGGACAGAACAGGGAATTTCACAAGAGGAGTTAGGACTACGCGCTAACTTAGACCGAACATACATATCCGGTGTGGAACGTGGAGTCAGAAACCCTTCCCTCACTGCTTTGGTAAGTCTTGCTAATGGCTTAGGCATTAGTGTTTCTATTCTTCTCAAAAATCTAGAAATAGAAGCCGATAAAATACAGTGAACAACAAACAAAATTTCGGAGAAACAATTAGGACTCAATTTAAACAAGGCTCAACCCAATTGAGAGTTTTTGATTTGTTGTCAGATAAAAAATGGCATTGTCGTGGACATGAAACAAAGGAAATTGGATCTGATCAGTATGCAGGTGGGGGTGGAATTCAAGGATTACAACGTGGAAACAAACAGCGACCTGGACTTGTTATTGAAACTGAAAGCAAATATTGTGAAATTTGCGGCAAGAAAACAAAGTGGGATCGTTGGACAGGTGAAATAAAATCAGCTAATTCGGCTGCTAATATACCAGCTTCGTTAGTTAAAGGAATTCTCACAGTTTATTCATATATAGATATCATAGAACAATGTTTAGTCCACTCATGGTTAATCTCCGGTATGGGAGTGTATTCTGGTAAGTCAGAAATAGCTGACTCAATAGGTTTGTATTCTTCAACGTTTAATTGAGATTTAGGATAAGGATTTGGCATTCCAAATCTATTAGCTATAAAAATAGCTCTTGGTCGAATTTGTGGTACTCCATAAGCAGCAGATTCCAAAATTGCTACTGAAATATGAGGATAACCAATAGATTTAAAAGCTTCTATAATTGCTGTTTTCACACTGCCTTTTTGGATGGTCAAAATACCTGGGACATTTTCCATCACTACATACCAAGGGCGTATTTCTGAAACTACACGCACAAATTCATAAAATAACCTATTGCGAGGATCTTTAGGGTCACGTTTTCCGGCTACTGAAAATCCTTGACATGGTGGACCACCAACAACAATATTAACTTCAGGTGAGCCAATTTGTTGTAGCCAACTTTGAGCAGAAAACTGTTCAATATCTCCACAGAAGTGATGACATTGGGAGAAATTTTTTTTGTGAGTAGCAGAAGCAATTGGGCTAATTTCTACACTAGCTAATGGTGTGAATCCAGCTTGGGATAACCCTTGTGTGATTCCCCCCGCACCACAAAATAGATCCACAAAAGTATATTTAGATAATAAACTTGGTGGAGAACTAATATCAATAAATTTCTTATATGAATCAGAGTTATCTTGATCTAGTTCGCGCTGAATACGCTGATAACGTCCTAACTTTGGCTGCTTTTGCTTTTTGATAGGATTACGCTCATCCTCATATGGGAAAAGATCAAGTTGTGTTCCTTGCATTGGATGTTTGATATTAACCTCTGGCTAAGTGTGACATATTGTCTACAATAGATCAAACATAACTGATCGTCAAAAGGAGGGGCTAGACCACTGAAAAACATCTATTCTTGTAAGTTTACTGTCCAAAATCCTGGAGATGATGACTGATAAAAATCATCACTTAGCAGCCAGTTGTGTGAGAAAGTGTCAAAATTGAATGAGTTTTGTAACCGCCACTTTATAGAGGGCGGATTTGAGATAAATTAAGTTGAAATTTATGGGCAAGCAGCGTATTCTTTCTGGAGTTCAACCAACGGGTAATTACCATCTGGGTAACTACTTAGGAGCCATTCGCAACTGGGTAGAAGGTCAGAGCGAATACGATAATTACCTCTTTGTGGCTGATTTACACGCGATTACAGTCCCACACGACCCCAAACTGTTAGCGTCTAATACCTATACCCTGGTGGCGCTTTATCTGGCTTGTGGTCTGGATTTAAATCACTCTACTATTTTTGTGCAATCTCACGTCTCTGCCCACAGTGAACTTACTTGGTTGTTTAATTGCATTACACCTTTAAACTGGTTGCAAGACATGATTCAGTTTAAGGAAAAGGCGATTAAACAGGGTGAAAATGTGAATGTTGGCTTGTTGGACTACCCTGTGCTGATGGCTGCTGATATTTTGCTGTATCAAGCTGATAAAGTGCCAGTAGGTGAAGACCAAAAGCAACATTTGGAATTGACAAGAGATATTGTTAACAGATTTAATCATCAATTTGGTCAGCCTAAACAGCCCGTGATTAAGTTACCAGAGCCTTTAATTCGCAAGGAAGGCGCAAGGGTGATGAGTTTGGCTGATGGTACGCGTAAAATGTCGAAGTCCGATCCTTCGGATTTAAGCCGGATTAGTTTACTAGACCCACCAGAGCAGATTCAATATAAGATTAAGCGTTGTAAAACTGATCAGGTTCGGGGTTTGACTTTCGATGATCCGGAGCGTCCAGAGTGTAACAACTTGTTAAGTCTGTATATGCTGTTGTCTGGGAAGAAGAAGGAAGAGGTCGCAGCAGAATGTCAAGATATGGGTTGGGGACAATTTAAACCTTTGTTGACAGAAACAACAATTAATGCTTTAACGCCTATACAGGAAAAATATCAGGCGGTGATGGCAGATAAAGCTTATCTAGACTCGGTTTTGCGGGAAGGACGGCAAAAAGCTGAGGCGATCGCCAATAAAACTCTGGCACAGGTAAAAACTGCTTTGGGCTACACTCTTCCCCTTTAACGGTTTCGCTTTTAGGCGTAATTCGTTATAGCCTTTAAGGAAACAGAAATATTAAGGTTATGCAGGATACCCAAAATCCCACAGTTTTAAATTCCTTTCGTCACGCCGCGCAAGCAGGCGAATTTTTAGTTACCGCCGAGGTAGCACCCCCAAAAGGGGTAAATGTCACACATATGATTTCAATGGCGGCGACCCTTAAGGGAAGGGTTCATGCCGTCAATATTACCGATGGTAGCCGCGCTGTATTGCGGATGTCTTCTTTAGTAGCCTCAGTGATTTTGTTACAAAATGGCATTGAACCAATTTGTCAGGTTGCTTGCCGCGATCGCAATAGAATTAGTTTACAAGCTGATTTGATGGGCTCTCATGCTTTGGGTATCCGCAACATTTTGGCTTTGACTGGTGATCCGGTGAAAGTTGGCGATCATCCCAATGCTAAAGCCGTGTTTGACTTGGAATCTGTGCGCTTGCTGCAACTAATTCGGAAGCTGAATCAGGGAGTTGATTATAATGAAAAACCCTTTACAGATGGGGCGACTGATTTATTTGCTGGTGCGGCTGTAGATCCACAGTGTGCCAGTTGGTCAGGTTTGCAAAAGCGGTTTGAACGCAAAATTGAAGCCGGAGCGCAATTTTTCCAAAGCCAGATGATTACAGATTTTGAGCGGCTAGAAAAGTTTATGGACACCGTAGCCGTTAATTATGAAAAACCAATTTTGGCAGGAATTTTTCTGTTGAAATCCGCAAAGAATGCTCAGTTTATTAATCGGTGTGTTCCAGGTGTAAATATTCCCCAGCACATTATTGAGCGATTGGCAAAAGCAAAAGATCCGCTGGAAGAAGGAATGAAAATTGCGGCTGAACAAGTACAGATTGCACGACAATTATGCCAAGGTGTCCACATGATGGCGGTGAAACGGGAAGATTTGATTACGCCAATTTTGAATTTGGCAGGAGTTCCAGCAGTTAATCAGGTGCTAGCCAAATAGAACAGCGATACCTCCGGGGAAGCAAGCTACGCGGAGCGTCTTGTAAAGCCTGCGGCATAGTTATGCCCTAAGCGTAGCTTCTCGTAGAGAAGAGCGCGAAGCTATCGCATTACTCATCCGGGGTAGTGCGTAGCTTGCCAAACTGAGGCATTCCCCATTCTTTTTCAAGATAAAAAATTAAAATAAATTAAGCAGCAAGGAAAACAATACAATTTATGTCAACTGAAATGGAGACGGAACTGCATGAAGCAGTGGAACTTCGGCGCAATTTTGCAATTATTTCTCACCCTGACGCGGGTAAAACTACCCTCACAGAAAAATTACTTCTATACGGGGGTGCTATTCACGAAGCTGGGGCAGTTAAAGCCCGGAGGGCGCAGCGTAAAGCTACTTCAGACTGGATGGCAATGGAACAACAACGGGGAATTTCTATTACCTCGACAGTGTTGCAGTTTGCCTATCAAAATTGTCAAATAAATTTACTAGATACACCCGGACACCAAGATTTTAGTGAAGATACTTATCGTACATTAGCAGCAGCAGATAATGCGGTGATGCTGATTGACGTAGCTAAAGGTTTGGAACCCCAAACGCGGAAGTTATTTGAAGTCTGTAAGTTAAAAGGTCTGCCTATCTTTACATTTGTGAATAAACTCGACCGTCCAGGAAGAGAAGCACTGGAACTGCTGGATGAAATTGAGCAGGAATTAGGTTTGCAAACCTATGCAGTTAACTGGCCGATTGGTATGGGCGATCGCTTTAAAGGTGTATTTGACCGCCATGAGCAAAAAATTCACTTATTTGAACGCAGCGCCCACGGTAGCCGCGAAGCCCGCGAGACGACTGTAGATTTAGGTGATGCCAAAATTGCCGAACTCCTAGAAGATGAGCTTTACCAGCAACTCAAAGATGATTTAGAACTTTTAGAAGGAGTTGGCCCAGAACTAGATTTGGACTTGGTACATCAAGGCAAAATGACTCCAGTCTTTTTTGGTAGCGCGATGACGAACTTTGGGGTAGAGTTATTCCTTAAGTACTTTCTCAAGTATGCCCTCAAACCAGGCGCGCATAACAGCAGCGTGGGCGAAATTCCCCCCACTTATCCCGACTTTACTGGGTTTGTCTTCAAGCTGCAAGCAAATATGGACCCTAAGCACCGCGACCGTGTGGCATTTATCCGGGTTTGCACAGGAAAGTTTGAAAAAGATATGACAGTGAATCATGCACGTACTGGCAAAGTCGTCCGCCTGTCTCGCCCGCAAAAACTTTTTGCCCAGGAGAGGGAATCGATTGATACAGCTTATCCTGGCGATGTGATCGGTTTGAACAATCCGGGTGTTTTTGCGATTGGTGACACTATTTACACTGGACAAAAGCTGGAATATGAAGGAATTCCCTATTTTTCGCCAGAACTGTTTGCCACTCTGAGAAACCCCAATCCTTCTAAATTCAAGCAATTTCAAAAAGGCATTTCGGAATTGCGCGAAGAGGGTGCAGTGCAAATTATGTATTCAGCTGATGAAGCCAAACGTGAACCGATTATGGCCGCGGTGGGTCAGTTGCAATTTGAAGTGGTGCAGTTTCGTTTGCAGAACGAGTATGGTGTAGAAACCATTTTAGAGTTACTTCCTTACAGCGTCGCCCGTTGGGTTGAAGGTGGTTGGGAAGCTTTGAATAAAGTGGGACGGATCTTTAACACCACCACAGTCAAAGATAATATGGGACGGCCAGTTTTGCTGTTCCGTAATGAATGGAATTGCCAACAGTTACAGGGAGATCATCCAGAGTTGAAGTTAAGCGCTATCGCCCCGGTGTATTCTGGTCAACAAATAGTGGAAGAATAATTCACTTGATGGGACTAACCGGGTGCTGTTGATGTCCACGGCATTCAAGATTCGCGCTTGTGTACCACCGTGGATCACTTAGTAGACATTGGAGTGCCAAAATTTCTATGCATTCAGATGCCGAACTGTCTTTGGAGGCCGGTTTAGTCGCCCTCAAACAAGAAAATTACCAAGTTGCGATCGCTAAACTTAGACCTGTTGCTAGTATTTCAGAAAATGCTACTGCTAACTTACAGGCACGGGTTGGTTTAGTGATGGCTTACGCACGGACTGGCCAAATCAGCAAGGCCACAGCCCTCTGTCATACTCTGACCCAGAGCCAGAATATACAAGTTAAAGAATGGGCTGAAGTTGCTCTCACACACTTGACAAAACGCAAAAAAAGTAGCAATGCTTCTCATAACTCTGCTACTAGATTGGTGGCTGTGGAGAATTCCCAAAACTCTCCGGCATCAAAACACAAACAAATTGATACAGTAGCAGAAACTACAAGCGATGGGCAAAGCCCCGCCTCCGGCGATCGCAATTCATCGGCTGTGAAATCAGGTAGTTTGCGGAATACGGCTATACCATCCGTTGAGTACCGCGACACAATCATCGAAGAGAGTCCGGTGAGCATCTCCAGTAGTGTTTTCGACTCTACTAGCTATACACCCAGGAATTGGGGTGAACCACGTCCGGGACGATCATCGAGTATTTATTGGCGACAAGCAAAACGTGCCAAGGTATGGCAACCACTGCGTAAGCCTAAGTTAATTCCCTTGCGATTTCTAGCCGTTGGTACATTGGTGGCTGTGTTTTGGTTACTACGAGAAACAGTTAATTTAGTTACGGGATTTATTAACTCTGCATTAGTCAAACTACCATATCTAGAACCATTACAGTTCCTCTACCGCAACCCTACCCCATTTTTATTGATAGTTTTATTCATGCTGATTGGACTATCACCCTGGTTACTAGATTGGCTATTAGCAGACTTTTATGGACAGCGAGAATTGTCTAAGGATGTGTTACATAGTCGTAGCCGGGAAACAGTGAGGGTACTACAACGTTACTGCCAACAGCGTCGCTGGCATTCACCCAAACTGCGAATTCTGCCCATAGCGGCACCAATGGCGCTGACTTATGGGAATATGTCTCGTAACGCTCGAATTGTGGTTAGTCAGGGACTATTAGAGCAATTGGCGGATGATGAAATTGCTACTATCTACGCCACACAGTTAGGGCATATTGCCCACTGGGATTTTGTGGTGATGTCTCTGGTGTTGCTGGTGTCACTACCAATTCATCGGCTATATCAGCAAATATCAGCTTGGGGAAACAAGAAATCAGAGGGGATGTGGTACAGGCCAATAACCATTTTGGCTAGTGTTATTTATGGGTTTTGGTGTTTGTTGACGAGTGTTAGTTCATGGTTGTCGCACTTGCGGCTTTACTATAGCGATCGCCTCGCGTCCGAAATTACTGGTAATCCCAATGCTTTGACTCGGGCTTTGCTCAAAATTGCCATAGGAATTGCTGTTGATATCCAAAAATCAGAACAAACCAGTTGGCCTTTAGAAAGTTTAAATTTCTTAATCCCAGTGGGTTATCAGCAGAGTATTTCTTTGGGTAGTATTGCCGGTCAATTGTCTTTTGAATCTATCTTGACGTGGGATACTGTTCATCCCTATGGCCGCTGGTTTGCTATTAATAATAGCCATCCTTTAATAGGCGATCGCATCCAACGTCTGAGTCAAATTGCCCGCCATTGGCATATAGATCCTGAACTACATCTAACTAACCAAGAAACTTTTCACGTCAAGCGTCAGTCCTTCTTATTACAAATCGCACCCTTTTTGGGCATTCTCTTTGGTTTTGTGTTGGCGGGTCTGATTTGGCTGATCTGGCAAACTGCTTTCACTTTCAACCTGATAAATTTAAAGTGGATATACGAAGATTGGACTTTTGTCACAGGTTGCCTACTG comes from the Nodularia sp. NIES-3585 genome and includes:
- a CDS encoding efflux RND transporter permease subunit, with the translated sequence MFIDFFIKRPVFATVCAFIVLLLGLICLPTLPIARFPDIAPTQINVTANFSGASAEDVESGVTNILERQINGIQGIRYITSSSSNDGSTNITATFDSSRNSDIAAVDVQNRVSVAQPQLPEAVQRTGVRVSKQSNNILLGLGLFAENDEYDNIFLSNYADLYLADALKRIKGVGDVRIFGERRYAMRLWLDPNRLGSRGLTTADVANALAEQNLQVGAGSIGQEPAPEGQRYQIDVRAASRLVEPSEFAEIVLKTNDDGTLIKLKDVGRAELGAENYNSFLRYRAKDAVGLGIYQLPGSNALDVARGVREEMARLAPNFPPGVQYEVAFDTTRFVEESMSEVVKTLIAAVILVVIVIFVFLQDWRTTLIPALTVPLSLIGTFIFARIFDFSINSLTLFGLTLASGMVVDDAIVVVEQISRFIQDKGMSPRRAASESMAELFGAVIATSLVLMAVFIPVAFFPGTTGALYRQFALTIAFSIVISTFLALTLTPSLCALLLRPGQQTTGWLGRFFDRVNQVLDSVQRSYERSLHFLIRFKNIIIGLFIVSLGMTAWLYISVPTAFLPDEDEGFFITLIQGPQGVSLQYTSDVIAQVEKQILEIPEVVGTFAVGGFSFSGNTANNGIIFTTLKPWGERSRPDQSVQAILGKLRGQLFAITEARVFPVNPPPIQGLGNFGGFEFQLQDQRGNSGLESLVQSMGQLLGRANQTPGLQAVFSTFAAETPQLLVEVDRNRAKSLQVSIDDIFRTLQTALGSQYVNDFNLQQRNYRVYIQADQQFRSNPKDIGQLSVRSQTNRMIPLRNLITTTSVVGAQTINHYNLFRSIAINGSAAPGSSSGKAIQAMENLAEEILPPSFGYEWSGTALEEIESGGLAPIIFGLGIVFVFLVLAAQYENYIDPLIILLSVPLAIFGALVAQSMRGFPNDVYCQIGLVMLIGLASKNAILIVEFANQLRDEGLSITKAAVEAAQGRLRPILMTAFSTLLGIFPLTIATGAGAGSRLSLGTTVFGGMLIATFLSLFVVPILYIVIKTTTASLFKPNRHQMELDTGSDRKAVTFLSENDD
- a CDS encoding helix-turn-helix domain-containing protein — protein: MNESKQKILCALGYLVRQYRTEQGISQEELGLRANLDRTYISGVERGVRNPSLTALVSLANGLGISVSILLKNLEIEADKIQ
- a CDS encoding DNA cytosine methyltransferase, with product MQGTQLDLFPYEDERNPIKKQKQPKLGRYQRIQRELDQDNSDSYKKFIDISSPPSLLSKYTFVDLFCGAGGITQGLSQAGFTPLASVEISPIASATHKKNFSQCHHFCGDIEQFSAQSWLQQIGSPEVNIVVGGPPCQGFSVAGKRDPKDPRNRLFYEFVRVVSEIRPWYVVMENVPGILTIQKGSVKTAIIEAFKSIGYPHISVAILESAAYGVPQIRPRAIFIANRFGMPNPYPKSQLNVEEYKPIESAISDLPEYTPIPEINHEWTKHCSMISIYE
- the trpS gene encoding tryptophan--tRNA ligase, translating into MGKQRILSGVQPTGNYHLGNYLGAIRNWVEGQSEYDNYLFVADLHAITVPHDPKLLASNTYTLVALYLACGLDLNHSTIFVQSHVSAHSELTWLFNCITPLNWLQDMIQFKEKAIKQGENVNVGLLDYPVLMAADILLYQADKVPVGEDQKQHLELTRDIVNRFNHQFGQPKQPVIKLPEPLIRKEGARVMSLADGTRKMSKSDPSDLSRISLLDPPEQIQYKIKRCKTDQVRGLTFDDPERPECNNLLSLYMLLSGKKKEEVAAECQDMGWGQFKPLLTETTINALTPIQEKYQAVMADKAYLDSVLREGRQKAEAIANKTLAQVKTALGYTLPL
- a CDS encoding methylenetetrahydrofolate reductase, whose product is MQDTQNPTVLNSFRHAAQAGEFLVTAEVAPPKGVNVTHMISMAATLKGRVHAVNITDGSRAVLRMSSLVASVILLQNGIEPICQVACRDRNRISLQADLMGSHALGIRNILALTGDPVKVGDHPNAKAVFDLESVRLLQLIRKLNQGVDYNEKPFTDGATDLFAGAAVDPQCASWSGLQKRFERKIEAGAQFFQSQMITDFERLEKFMDTVAVNYEKPILAGIFLLKSAKNAQFINRCVPGVNIPQHIIERLAKAKDPLEEGMKIAAEQVQIARQLCQGVHMMAVKREDLITPILNLAGVPAVNQVLAK
- a CDS encoding peptide chain release factor 3 produces the protein MSTEMETELHEAVELRRNFAIISHPDAGKTTLTEKLLLYGGAIHEAGAVKARRAQRKATSDWMAMEQQRGISITSTVLQFAYQNCQINLLDTPGHQDFSEDTYRTLAAADNAVMLIDVAKGLEPQTRKLFEVCKLKGLPIFTFVNKLDRPGREALELLDEIEQELGLQTYAVNWPIGMGDRFKGVFDRHEQKIHLFERSAHGSREARETTVDLGDAKIAELLEDELYQQLKDDLELLEGVGPELDLDLVHQGKMTPVFFGSAMTNFGVELFLKYFLKYALKPGAHNSSVGEIPPTYPDFTGFVFKLQANMDPKHRDRVAFIRVCTGKFEKDMTVNHARTGKVVRLSRPQKLFAQERESIDTAYPGDVIGLNNPGVFAIGDTIYTGQKLEYEGIPYFSPELFATLRNPNPSKFKQFQKGISELREEGAVQIMYSADEAKREPIMAAVGQLQFEVVQFRLQNEYGVETILELLPYSVARWVEGGWEALNKVGRIFNTTTVKDNMGRPVLLFRNEWNCQQLQGDHPELKLSAIAPVYSGQQIVEE
- a CDS encoding M48 family metallopeptidase, which gives rise to MHSDAELSLEAGLVALKQENYQVAIAKLRPVASISENATANLQARVGLVMAYARTGQISKATALCHTLTQSQNIQVKEWAEVALTHLTKRKKSSNASHNSATRLVAVENSQNSPASKHKQIDTVAETTSDGQSPASGDRNSSAVKSGSLRNTAIPSVEYRDTIIEESPVSISSSVFDSTSYTPRNWGEPRPGRSSSIYWRQAKRAKVWQPLRKPKLIPLRFLAVGTLVAVFWLLRETVNLVTGFINSALVKLPYLEPLQFLYRNPTPFLLIVLFMLIGLSPWLLDWLLADFYGQRELSKDVLHSRSRETVRVLQRYCQQRRWHSPKLRILPIAAPMALTYGNMSRNARIVVSQGLLEQLADDEIATIYATQLGHIAHWDFVVMSLVLLVSLPIHRLYQQISAWGNKKSEGMWYRPITILASVIYGFWCLLTSVSSWLSHLRLYYSDRLASEITGNPNALTRALLKIAIGIAVDIQKSEQTSWPLESLNFLIPVGYQQSISLGSIAGQLSFESILTWDTVHPYGRWFAINNSHPLIGDRIQRLSQIARHWHIDPELHLTNQETFHVKRQSFLLQIAPFLGILFGFVLAGLIWLIWQTAFTFNLINLKWIYEDWTFVTGCLLIGFSIGMVFRMNAFFPDIKTNTVHNDQSLPNLLAHPSAIPIDSISVQLVGKLLGRRGTGNCLGQDLILQSGIGLVKLHHISLGQSVNPQDLIGRQIIVTGWFRRGATPWIDIHTVQTQSGKTIYSPHSVWSTVVAVAAQAWGTYIFLTG